The Pseudolabrys sp. FHR47 genome contains a region encoding:
- a CDS encoding HutD family protein, with protein MRILRSKDYRRMRWKNGGGETTEIIVSPDGAALDAFDWRVSMAHVAMDGPFSLFPGIDRTLAVLDGNGIRLRVNGFGERDLTQTSEPFAFPADAASGADLIDGSIIDLNVMSRRGVVRHTLSRTILSEPIRIATSGEAIFVLVQGGGARIEASEIQDTLADGDSVLLSAGHEDVMMTPVTTLTLYEAVFQRTNT; from the coding sequence ATGCGCATCCTGCGCTCAAAAGACTATCGCCGCATGCGCTGGAAGAACGGCGGCGGCGAGACGACGGAGATTATCGTCTCGCCGGACGGCGCGGCGCTCGATGCCTTCGACTGGCGCGTCAGCATGGCGCATGTGGCTATGGACGGTCCGTTCTCGCTCTTTCCCGGCATCGACCGGACGCTCGCCGTACTCGACGGCAATGGCATTCGGCTCCGCGTCAATGGTTTTGGCGAGCGCGACCTGACACAGACAAGCGAACCCTTCGCCTTCCCGGCCGATGCTGCGTCCGGCGCCGATCTCATCGACGGCTCCATTATCGATCTCAATGTCATGAGCCGGCGCGGTGTGGTGCGGCACACATTGTCGCGCACCATATTGAGCGAACCCATCCGGATCGCGACGTCCGGCGAAGCCATATTTGTACTCGTTCAGGGGGGCGGCGCCAGGATCGAAGCCAGCGAAATCCAGGACACGCTTGCCGATGGCGACAGCGTCCTGCTTTCCGCGGGCCATGAGGATGTCATGATGACGCCTGTCACCACGCTCACGCTTTACGAGGCAGTTTTCCAGCGCACCAACACATAG